The DNA window TCGCTCAGCGGTATCGAATTCGCCATTTTTTGCTGAAACACCGGGTTGTGCGACCATTTTTCGTTGGTCGTGTCGCGCCGGTCGACGCTTTTTTCGTCGATGGGAATGCTTCCTCCCGCCGGACTGGCTATATCGAACGGCAGGTTTCGGTCGGTCAGTTCATCGCAGAAGTGGGTCACCTCACTCAGCCAAAGTCCTGTTTTATGCGACTTTCGCGGGTATAGGGTGTGGCTGGTGCAGACAATCAGCACTTTGTACATCGGGTCCATACCGCAAGTTACGGTTTTTGGTGGCCGACACTATATACGTCTATCAGTTTACGGTTAGCCCGTACGATTGTTTACTCAACCATTGATGTATCAATGAGGTCGGCTTATGAGCCATCGAAAAACAATAAATCTCCGTTAAACCTTGTTCTTTTTCACAACTCTAATCATTGGCCTATTAGTTGATAGACAAATTAAAATTTTACAATATTGACAGTAGGCAAATTTTTTAGGCAGTAAATTATATATTTGTTTATAATCCGTACTGTACTATGAGTCAGAAAACAGCTAGCTACGAATCAATGAAAGCTGAACACGCCTGGATGGTTGTGTCGGATCAGCTTCAGCAGCGCAACAACGTACTTGGCCGGTGTATAGCGCATCTCGAACGGTTTCCGGCCGAAACCCGCATGGCGGGTCGGTTGATGGTGCTGCGCTATCACCTCAAGATGAGCCTGCGACAGCTTACGCAGAGTGTTCACACTACCCCGCGCGCCACCGACGATGCACAGATCCTGGCCCGGCAATGGCAGCACGTGCACCAGCTCTTTTTTCTGCTCCGGCAAATAGACGCGGAATTCAACCGGGCCACCGACGATAGCGCGACGCTTCGTACCTGGCTGACTACGCAGAACAGCCGCGTTTACCGGTCAGCACTGATACATCTGAATTAAACCTGAATTGGATAAATCCACGATACACGTCTGCCCGGTTTTGGCAGCGACTGTTTTCCGTTTCCCCAAAAAAGACAAAACCCGGCTACGTATTGTAACCGGGTTTTGTCGTTGATGATACACCCTTAACGCGCAAAGTCTGTCATCTGCTTGTTGTAGTCGTCGTCGGGTTTGCCCGACTGAATCAGCAACCGGTGGCGAAACGTAACTGACTTTCCGGCGGGCAGTGTGTAGTTCAGCGCGGGTTCTTTGCCGCTGCTCATGACCGACCGGCCCAGCGGGTTGGCGGCAAACAAACCGTAGCCACGGGCGTGCCAGTACGTCGGGTAATCGACGTTTTTGGGGTGATCGAGCAGCGTTACCGTGACAGGCTCGTTCTCAACCGTTCCCGACAGGGCCATCCACTTGCCGCGCGTCCCCCAGACAGCATCGCCTTCGACGCCTTCACTGCTGCGATACATACCCGTTACCCCGTCGTTGTTCATCACCGGCACTTTCGTTTGTACACCCTGCGCGTCGGTAAACAGTTCGGGCTTGGTCGACGGCTGTTCGAGTTGCCGGGCCATGCGTAGTGCAATCATGCCTTCTTTGTTGTCTTTGAAAACCACGTCCTGCCCGTCGGCCTTGAGCGTCGTCAGGCGGTCGATGGTGCGGCTGTTGGCGTTTCCCCGGAAGACATACATCGTCGTTTCTTCGAGCATTCGTTTGCCGTCTTTATCGAGCCAGTCGGCCGTGACGGTCAGTTCGGCGTTGTCTTTGCCGCTCTTCATCGACTTGACGCCCGTATGCACGACGGTACCAAATGGCCCTTTGTGCTCCGGTCCGATAGCGGTCGAATTGTTCCAGAAGTCGTGCCCGTTGACGTCGCCGTAGTTGAACCACATACCCACATGGTGCGGGTGGTCGACGCGTTCACCGGGCCGGGGGTCCATTGGCCAGCCCCGCGTAATGAAATGCCCCCCCGCCGACCGAATCGGGTACAGCACCGGCTTTTTCAGGACATCCGGGCCGGGGTATATATAGGCTGTAAACGGCTTGCCGTCGACCATGACGGTAACGCGTTTGTCGGCTTCGGAGTGGGTGAGCTGGATGCGGTTCTGGGCCAGCATGGGTGTAGCTACGCTCAGCAGCAGAAGAACGGAAAGAAGTCGGCGCATAGTTAGTCAGTTCAGCAACAGACGGGCACAAAAAAGCCCCGACTCTAAAAGCCGGGGCCAGTGTTATATTACCCATAGCTGGCGATTCTGTCGGAACAGCCAGTTTCTGCGCATCTAGCGACCCGTCAGGATTTTGTTCGTCACGTCCTGATCGATCGTGATATAGCCGGGGTAATTAATCTGCTTGCTACCCAGATCGAGCGTTGGCTTGATCCGGATCGTCAGCTTCGACGGCTGCGTATTGCTCGACCCCGCCATATTCTGCACCAGTTGCGTAAACGCATCGCGGGTTTTGGCGTCGGTCAGCAGTTGGTAGGCGTTGGTGTTGAGCCGCACCGGCACAACGGTTCTGCCCCCGCCGGGTTGCACTTCGATCCGCTGGTTCAGGAAGCCATTGAACAGCTCCTGCCCGGCCAGCAAAATCTTGTATTCCAGCTGATTGATACCAGCCACGCGGTTAGTCGGGTTGGTGATTTGCAGGTTCAGCTTAGCGTCGAGGGGTACATTGCGCGTCAGCAGACCGGCCGCCAGCCGGGGGTATTTCACCGGGTCGAGGTCTTCAAGCTTGCGAAGGCTTTTTACGTTGATACCCGCCAGATAAATGCTGTCGACGGAGTTTATGCTGTAGCGGCAGTCACCGAGGGTTTTAGCCTGCGAAATCTGTTTGTTAAGACCGCAACTGGCCAGCAGCAGCGGCAGAGCCAGCAGGCTCAGGATAAGTACTTTCTTCATGATGTACGTGAATCGTTTCGTGGTAAACGTTCGACAGGGGCAAAAGGGTTTGGTTTAATTGCTTTTCACAAACACCAGCTGCGCGCGGTCGGCACGGGCCACTTTCCGGCGAAACGCCACCCAGTCGGTGTAGGTGGTAGCCGGGTAACGCCCGCCGTGCATACTCATCCGGCGAATGTAGGTGACCTTTTTTCCCTCGACGGCGACCTGCGCCGAATACCGCCCGAAGGCCGATTCGATCACGGTCGGGTCGAGCTTGAACTCCGGCGCGTAGCCCTCCGGTACCTGGTACACCACTGTGTCGGTGTCTTCGTAATCGTAGTTGGTGTTCATCACCAGTGGGGTCCGGCGGGGGGTACTCAGCGTCGGGGGAACGGTCGTCTGGGCCGACAGCAGATTTAGTGGTAAAAACAACCGGCTCCCGCTCGTCTTAGCCCACTGCCGGGCCGTCAGCGACAGGTTTTCGGTAACGGCGGGCAGGGGGCCGACTTCCGCTTTGTAGCCAAACGCACCCAGTTCAAACGACGGAATCGATATTCGTTTGATAAGCCAGTTACGCTGTTCGTCGTGGCTTAGGGCGTGCATGGCCTGCGCGTAAGTGTCGTGCTGCAAGCCGGTGTAGTGGGTTCGTACAGCCGCCGTTGCGGTGCCGTCGCTGCCGATCGTGACCTGAATCTGCCGCTGCTGCCGGTTGTCGGCCGGTCGGTAAACGGGCATCTGGATGATACGCCCCCCGTCGGGTAGTACCAGGAGCCCGTGGCGGTTGCCGGTGAAATCGCTCATGTAGCCCGGCGGCATCAGGTTGTTGGTGCATTCCAGAAAGGTCGTGTCGCGCCCGTTGGGGACGCACAGCACCACGTGGTTGAACTGAAAACTGGGGAAGTCGATTCGCGCGTCGGATTCGTTCTCACCCGCCCGCACCAGCACCGGATAAGCCGGTATACCCGCTACAGTCAGCATAGCTTTCATGTAGTTGGTCAGGGCTTTGCAGTCGCCGTAATGGCTTTTGGCCACGCTGGCCGCGTCGATAGTCTGCCAGCCGCCGATGCCCAACTGAATGCTGACGTAGCGGGTATGATCCTGCAAATGGCGGTAGATTCTGGCTACTTTGCCCGCCGTCGTCGGTTCGCTTTTCACCAGGTCAACAACCTCCTGCTGCACCGCTTCGGGCAGTTGATCCCGACCGGCGTTGAGCGTGTGGTAGAACCGGCCCAAATCGCGCCAGGTCGACAGGTTGCCCGAATACCGCTGTACGTCGAAAGCCGACGGGGCCGTGTACACGATGGGCAGCTGCTCACGCGCCGGGGGCGACAGCGGTTCGAGTACCAGGGCGGGCAGGTTGGCCAGCGTCCAGGTAAACGACTGCCGCCCGTCGGAAGTGGTGCTGACGGATACCGGTGCGGAGATGTTCACGGCTTTGTGGCGCAGCGTCAGTCCTTTGGGCATCTGCACCGTAAACGTAGCCTGTTCGACGCTCAGATGCTCGTCGTTCTGCGGTATCCAGGTCGGGTACAGCATCAGGTTTTTCTCCGTCGTTTCAAGCACAAACTCCACCGTGTAGGGGTAGCCCGGCTGTTTGGGAAACGAAGCCGACCGATACCGCTGATCGTCGTAAAAGCCCTGCGTCGACTGTGAACTCTGATCGGCAATGTCCGCTTTTTTCAGCTTGCGAATCAGCGTCCCGCTGGCATCGTACAATGCACCGGTAAACTCATCAATGGCCGACAGCTTGTCGTAGCCCGCCACCTGTACGGCCTGATCGTCGCCCTGTTCGTCGAGCACTGTCACGACCCGGCGAACGCGTTTGGTGGCCTCCCCCGGCGATTTGACGATAAACTGGGTTTCGTGTCGCCGGACGACGCTATGAGCGTTCTCCCGGAGTGCATCAGGTAGCGTACTGCTCTGGTATTCCGACTGTGCGCAGGCCAGCTTACCGCCCAGGCAGAGCAGGCCGATCAGGGTGTATTTCATGGCGATCATTTGGCGGCTGTGGTCGTGCGTTTCAAAACAACCTGCTCAGCCTGTTTGGCCACCATGAGCGCAAATAGCTCGCGGAGTGCTTCGTATTCCACAGCCGGGTAAACGGGCTGCCGCAGCGCCAGCCGACTCAGCACCTGTAGTTCGTTGCGCTCGTTGACGCTAATGTCGAAGGCGTAGCGGCCACCGTTGTTGGGCATCACCACCAGCGCCCGTTTGGGCAGTTCCTCTACCTTGTAGCCCGCTGGCAGCGTGTAGGTAGCGGTGAAGGTTTCGTCGACCAGCACGCCAAAATCGACCGGATACAGCCGCTCAGTGCCCTTGAACGGATTCTGATGGTGCCCTTCAGTCAGCATGGGGCGAAAATATAGCCGGTCGCCCGCCTGCGAACAGGCATTGGCAATGGCCACGGTGCAACTGGTGACGACGGCCGTCGTACCAGCCCGGCTATTATCGACAGATACGGAGTCGAACTGCCAGCCGGGACGTTCCTTGCGCAGTTCGTCGTTGTATTTGGTACGCCCATTCGTCGCAATTTCGCGCCGGGTTTCCCAGCCCGCGTGTCCACCCGTCAGCATCTGCACGGCACCACTAACGTCTCCCTCCTCGCTGATCGACAGCCTGGCGGTAACCGTTTCGACGGATCGTTCGGCGAGGTTAAGCGCAATAAACCGGGCTTTCTGGGGGTGAATCAGCCGTCCCTGTCCGTTCAGGCAGTCGCGCGTCAGCATACCCGGTATCAGGTGGCTGTCGGTGGCATCGAGCAGCAGGTCTTTGTTGCCCACCCACACATGCGCCACGACGTAATTGAATTTTTTCAGCAGCGCAAACGACTCATCGATGCGCCCGTGGGAGCGCGTGCTGAGAATAACCGGATTGGCGTCGAGGTTCATCTCCCGCAACATCGCAATCAACAGCAGGTTGATGTCGGCCGCGTCGCCTTTGCCCGCTTCATAAACCGTTTTAACGTTGTTCGACCAGATCGACGTTTTGTTGTTCCACTTCATCCGCTTCCGGATAAAGTCGTAGGCCGCCGTAACGCGGGCCAGCGTATCAGCATGGTCGCGGATTATCGTCTGCGCCGTTTCGCGCATGAACCCGCCCCGCTTCAGTTGCCCCCCAAACGACGCGTCGCCCAGCAGCGTGTTGTCCAGGTCAGTCCAGTTGAGCGAGAACGTTTGCTGATGATTGCCGGGCAAAATGTACCGCGCCATCTCAAAATCGATCTTCGACAGGTAATCTTCGTCGGTGGTAATGTACGCTTCGTCGCGGAAGGCGGGGGCATCTTTGACCGCGAAACGATACGCTACATAGCCAATCTGGTGTTCGCCCGGAATCAGCGTCATGCTGCCTTCGTTGTGCTCGTTGACGGCGATCGGCAGGTAGCCCGTCTGAATGATGTTGTAGTAGAAGTAGTTAGGAATGGTAATCCGGTACTCGCTCCACTTCACGGGAATGCTCTGCTGAAAATACCAGGTGCGGGGCGTATGACTGATCGCAAACGGGGTGCGCAGTTCGTACTTGTACTCGATGATCGAACCCTCCCGCACGTTCGACAGCGTGTATTTTTCGATTTGGTACGCATCGTCGGCGCGGTCGGTAAAATGCCCGGCTCTGGGTAGTTTGGTTTCTTCGACCTGCCCATTGACCAGGTTATAGGTGTAGCCTTCAAAATAGTTGATGTGCTCGTGCTGACCGGCCTTCCCCCGCCGGACCGGCAGTTCGATGGTCGCCAGATCGTAGGCTGACTTTTTGTTGATCCGGGTTCGGACGTGGTGGGTCGTGATAAGCCACAGCTGATCCGAAATGACGTCGAACCGGACTTCGCCGTATTTGTACAGCACGACGGCACCAGCCGAATCCATCGACGCACTGGAGAAATCAGCGGGCGCTGCCTGCCCGAATTTCACGACCGGCGCGGAATCGCCGGTTTTTGCACGGTCGCCTTTCTGGGCGTAGCTGGTCAGTGCATAAAGTAAGGCTAACGTGAACAGACAGAGGGATTTGGAACGAACAGTAAAACGTTTGATCATATGAGTTGACAGGTGGACGTAATCGATGCAATATACCAAATGGGTTACAAAACTTGATCCAGCCGTAACAATGTAAACTCAGCATTTTTTCTATATTTGTCAGGAGGGCTATCTCCCGCGATAATGAGCAAGCTGACGGCCGACGAATTGATTTACGGGTACATCAACGGTATTTTTCCGATGGCCGACGCCGACGGAACGCTCTATTGGTATGCCCCCGACCCGCGCGCCATCATCCCCATCGATACCTACAAACCGGCGAAGTCGCTGCGACCAACGCTAAATCAGGAGCGCTTCGAGGTGCGGTTTGATACGAATTTCGAACAGGTCATGCGGAACTGCTCCTTCCCCCGCTCCGCCGACGACAGCACCTGGATCTCCGACGAAATCATCCAGGCGTATACCGAACTGCACCGCATGGGACTGGCCCACAGCGTGGAAACGTACCAGAACGACGAACTGGTAGGTGGGTTGTACGGCGTATCGCTGGGTGCGGCTTTCTTCGGCGAATCGATGTTTCACCGGGTCAGCGACGCGTCGAAAGTGGCGTTTCATTACCTGATTATGACGCTGCGGCAACAACGCTACGAACTACTCGACACCCAGTTTATCAACGATAACGTGCGTCGGTACGGGGCTATCGAAATCCCGAAAGCCGATTACCACAAACGGCTTAAAGCAGCCATGCGAAAAAAGGCCCGCTTCACCGAGCCGCTGGTCGAGCATCTGTTTCGCAACCATCCGGGCGATTAACGGGCCGGATGCTGTTGCCGGAATCTTATCTTTGCGGGCATGAGTAAACCCGTACTTGTCCTGAAATTCGGCACGGCGTCGATCACCCGTCCCTCCGGCGAGCCCAACGAACCGGTCATGGTCGACATTGCCCGGCAGGTGGCCGCGCTCCACCCCCACTACCGCATCGTGCTGGTATCGTCGGGGGCAGTGGGAGCCGGAAAAGCCCTCATCCGCGACTATCGGGGCGACATCACGCAGCGCAAAGCCGCTGCCGCCGTGGGCAATCTGCTGCTGCTGAACCAGTATTCGCGTTTCTTCTCGATCTACGGTGTTCATATCGCCCAGAGCCTGTGCGAACGGCAGCACTTCGCCAATCGGGATCAGTTTCTGCAACTCAAACAAACCTACGAAGAGCTCTGGGCCAACGGCCTGATTCCGATTGCCAACGAGAACGACGTGGTGAGCAGCCGCGAGCTGAAATTTTCCGATAACGACGAACTGGCCACGCTAATCGCCGTTGGTTTCGGGGCCGAGGTACTGATGCTTTGCACGTCGGTGGGTGGGCTGCTCGACGCCAACAACCAGATTATCCGGCGGGTCGAGCGGTTTGACGAGCAGGTGTTCGGCGTAGTTCGCACCGACAAATCGTCGTTGGGCCTGGGCGGTATGGCGTCGAAGCTGACGTTTGCCAAACTGGCGACGCGCATGGGTATTCGGGTGGTCATCTTCGGGCTGAGTGAACCCGACAGTTTGCGCCGGGCATTGGCGGGTGAAACGGGCACCGAATTTCCCGCCAGCGAAACGGCGATGAGCGCCCGCAACCGCTGGCTGGCGAGTGGCTCGCTGGTGGTCGGGCGGCTTCAGGTAGACATGGGGGCCGTGCGGGCACTGACCCAGCGCCGGAGCCTGCTGGCCGTGGGGGTACGCGCCATTCTGGGCGAGTTTGCGGCTGGCGAAATGGTCGAGATTCTGGACGAGCAACAGGTGGCAGTCGCCGTAGCGCGGGCACGGATTTCGTCGGAACAGCTTCAGCAACAGTTGAATCAGCAGAACGTCGACGTCGCCAATGCCAGCGATATTGTACTTTTGTAATTCTATGACTCCTATTACCCCACTCCTACAGGCAACGCAACAGGCGGCTGCGGCCGTCCGGCGGCTTAGCCCGGCCCGTAAAACCGACCTGCTCAACCGCCTGGCCGACGTACTGCTTGCCCACAAAATCGACATCCTGGCCGAGAACCAGAAAGACCTCGACCGGATGCCCGAATCCGATCCGAAATACGACCGGCTCAAACTGACCGATGCGCGTATCGACGGGCTGGCCACGAGTCTGCGCGACGTTGCCGTACTGCCCGACCCGGCGGGGGAAGTACTCATCGACCGGACGATTGAACAGGGGCTGCAACTCAAAAAAATTGCGGTACCGCTGGGCGTAGTGGGTGTGATTTACGAAGCCCGACCCAACGTCACTATCGACGTAGCGTCGCTTTGTCTGCGGTCGGGGAATGCGTGCGTGCTGAAAGGCGGCAAAGAAGCCGACTTCTCCAACCGCTACCTCGTCGGTCTGATTCAATCGGTGCTGGCCGAGTTCGACGTACCGACAGCCGCCGTTACCCTGCTCCCACCCGACCGGGCCGTCGTCGGCGAACTGCTAACGGCAACTCGCTACGTCGACATTATTATTCCGCGCGGGTCGGAATCCCTGATTCAGTTTGTCCGCAAAAACTCGCTGGTGCCAACGATTGAAACCGGCGCGGGCGTTTGCCACGCATACGTCGAAGCTACAGCCGATCTCACCAAAGCGGCTGCCATCGTTATCAACGGCCGGGTGTCGCGCCCGTCGGTCTGCAACAGCCTGGATTGTATGCTGGTCGATACGGTGATTGCGGGTCAGTTTCTGCCGATGCTGATCGACGATCTACGGAAGTGGAACGTGGAGGTGTTTGCCGATGAGTCGTCGTACGCGATCCTGTACGATGCGGGTTACGAACAACTACAGCACGCACAACCCGACGATTTCGGGCGTGAATTTCTGGATTACAAGCTGGCTATCAAGCTCGTCGACGGACTCGACGAAGCCTTGTCGCACATTCAGGCGTATTCGTCGCGGCATTCGGAAGCTATTGTATCGCAAAACCAATCGCTGATCGATCAGTTCCTGCGCGAAGTTGACGCGGCTGCTGTCTACGCCAATGCGTCGACGCGTTTCACCGATGGTGGTGTATTTGGGCTGGGCGCGGAGATCGGTATTTCCACACAAAAACTTCACGCGCGCGGTCCGTTCGCCCTCGAAAAGTTGGTCACCGAAAAATGGATCGTCACCGGTGACGGGCAGGTGCGGTGGTAATAAGCTCAAGACCAAAACCTTGACTAATTTGCCGCAGTGGCGGGGCTGCACGCAATTGATGTAGTTAACCGCCAGCATTACGGAGCCGCTTATGGCAGGTCAAGAATGCTGGCAGTTATACAGCCAGGGTATTTGGCTTAGCGACAAAGGGGAAGAAAGTTGATCTAACCAAAAAGCCGTTGCCATACTGACGTTTTACCCTGCTCCGGTAAGCAAGTAGCAATGCCCTCAACTATCCTGGTTAAATGGCCGATCTGATTCTGACTATCGAGTGGGGCCGCTGGCAGTTGTGACCTGGGCTGCTCCCCTTAAGAGGTTGTCCGGGATTGTGTGTCACGAATTTTTCCGGACATCAGCCGAATCATCGTCCAATAGATAATAGCTTCAGCGTGAGACTCTTTTACTTCGTAGTCTTTCGCTAGCCGACGATGGAAAGCCCGCCACCCGCACCGGCAGACCGGCTCCACGATCCACCGTGTGAGCAAGAATGTAAGACGCAAAAATTAAGCTGTAAGACAAATTTGTTAAACTGTCTTACGGCTTATGACAATAACATAGCAACCGATTATATGTGGGCTGGCAAATAAATCATGAACGTAGCGCCCTGGTTAGGTTGGCTGGTAG is part of the Spirosoma rhododendri genome and encodes:
- a CDS encoding DUF6807 domain-containing protein, coding for MRRLLSVLLLLSVATPMLAQNRIQLTHSEADKRVTVMVDGKPFTAYIYPGPDVLKKPVLYPIRSAGGHFITRGWPMDPRPGERVDHPHHVGMWFNYGDVNGHDFWNNSTAIGPEHKGPFGTVVHTGVKSMKSGKDNAELTVTADWLDKDGKRMLEETTMYVFRGNANSRTIDRLTTLKADGQDVVFKDNKEGMIALRMARQLEQPSTKPELFTDAQGVQTKVPVMNNDGVTGMYRSSEGVEGDAVWGTRGKWMALSGTVENEPVTVTLLDHPKNVDYPTYWHARGYGLFAANPLGRSVMSSGKEPALNYTLPAGKSVTFRHRLLIQSGKPDDDYNKQMTDFAR
- the proB gene encoding glutamate 5-kinase translates to MSKPVLVLKFGTASITRPSGEPNEPVMVDIARQVAALHPHYRIVLVSSGAVGAGKALIRDYRGDITQRKAAAAVGNLLLLNQYSRFFSIYGVHIAQSLCERQHFANRDQFLQLKQTYEELWANGLIPIANENDVVSSRELKFSDNDELATLIAVGFGAEVLMLCTSVGGLLDANNQIIRRVERFDEQVFGVVRTDKSSLGLGGMASKLTFAKLATRMGIRVVIFGLSEPDSLRRALAGETGTEFPASETAMSARNRWLASGSLVVGRLQVDMGAVRALTQRRSLLAVGVRAILGEFAAGEMVEILDEQQVAVAVARARISSEQLQQQLNQQNVDVANASDIVLL
- the aat gene encoding leucyl/phenylalanyl-tRNA--protein transferase, producing the protein MSKLTADELIYGYINGIFPMADADGTLYWYAPDPRAIIPIDTYKPAKSLRPTLNQERFEVRFDTNFEQVMRNCSFPRSADDSTWISDEIIQAYTELHRMGLAHSVETYQNDELVGGLYGVSLGAAFFGESMFHRVSDASKVAFHYLIMTLRQQRYELLDTQFINDNVRRYGAIEIPKADYHKRLKAAMRKKARFTEPLVEHLFRNHPGD
- a CDS encoding glutamate-5-semialdehyde dehydrogenase, with the protein product MTPITPLLQATQQAAAAVRRLSPARKTDLLNRLADVLLAHKIDILAENQKDLDRMPESDPKYDRLKLTDARIDGLATSLRDVAVLPDPAGEVLIDRTIEQGLQLKKIAVPLGVVGVIYEARPNVTIDVASLCLRSGNACVLKGGKEADFSNRYLVGLIQSVLAEFDVPTAAVTLLPPDRAVVGELLTATRYVDIIIPRGSESLIQFVRKNSLVPTIETGAGVCHAYVEATADLTKAAAIVINGRVSRPSVCNSLDCMLVDTVIAGQFLPMLIDDLRKWNVEVFADESSYAILYDAGYEQLQHAQPDDFGREFLDYKLAIKLVDGLDEALSHIQAYSSRHSEAIVSQNQSLIDQFLREVDAAAVYANASTRFTDGGVFGLGAEIGISTQKLHARGPFALEKLVTEKWIVTGDGQVRW
- a CDS encoding transglutaminase domain-containing protein; protein product: MIKRFTVRSKSLCLFTLALLYALTSYAQKGDRAKTGDSAPVVKFGQAAPADFSSASMDSAGAVVLYKYGEVRFDVISDQLWLITTHHVRTRINKKSAYDLATIELPVRRGKAGQHEHINYFEGYTYNLVNGQVEETKLPRAGHFTDRADDAYQIEKYTLSNVREGSIIEYKYELRTPFAISHTPRTWYFQQSIPVKWSEYRITIPNYFYYNIIQTGYLPIAVNEHNEGSMTLIPGEHQIGYVAYRFAVKDAPAFRDEAYITTDEDYLSKIDFEMARYILPGNHQQTFSLNWTDLDNTLLGDASFGGQLKRGGFMRETAQTIIRDHADTLARVTAAYDFIRKRMKWNNKTSIWSNNVKTVYEAGKGDAADINLLLIAMLREMNLDANPVILSTRSHGRIDESFALLKKFNYVVAHVWVGNKDLLLDATDSHLIPGMLTRDCLNGQGRLIHPQKARFIALNLAERSVETVTARLSISEEGDVSGAVQMLTGGHAGWETRREIATNGRTKYNDELRKERPGWQFDSVSVDNSRAGTTAVVTSCTVAIANACSQAGDRLYFRPMLTEGHHQNPFKGTERLYPVDFGVLVDETFTATYTLPAGYKVEELPKRALVVMPNNGGRYAFDISVNERNELQVLSRLALRQPVYPAVEYEALRELFALMVAKQAEQVVLKRTTTAAK
- a CDS encoding DUF3857 domain-containing transglutaminase family protein gives rise to the protein MKYTLIGLLCLGGKLACAQSEYQSSTLPDALRENAHSVVRRHETQFIVKSPGEATKRVRRVVTVLDEQGDDQAVQVAGYDKLSAIDEFTGALYDASGTLIRKLKKADIADQSSQSTQGFYDDQRYRSASFPKQPGYPYTVEFVLETTEKNLMLYPTWIPQNDEHLSVEQATFTVQMPKGLTLRHKAVNISAPVSVSTTSDGRQSFTWTLANLPALVLEPLSPPAREQLPIVYTAPSAFDVQRYSGNLSTWRDLGRFYHTLNAGRDQLPEAVQQEVVDLVKSEPTTAGKVARIYRHLQDHTRYVSIQLGIGGWQTIDAASVAKSHYGDCKALTNYMKAMLTVAGIPAYPVLVRAGENESDARIDFPSFQFNHVVLCVPNGRDTTFLECTNNLMPPGYMSDFTGNRHGLLVLPDGGRIIQMPVYRPADNRQQRQIQVTIGSDGTATAAVRTHYTGLQHDTYAQAMHALSHDEQRNWLIKRISIPSFELGAFGYKAEVGPLPAVTENLSLTARQWAKTSGSRLFLPLNLLSAQTTVPPTLSTPRRTPLVMNTNYDYEDTDTVVYQVPEGYAPEFKLDPTVIESAFGRYSAQVAVEGKKVTYIRRMSMHGGRYPATTYTDWVAFRRKVARADRAQLVFVKSN